From the Megalops cyprinoides isolate fMegCyp1 chromosome 21, fMegCyp1.pri, whole genome shotgun sequence genome, one window contains:
- the gabpb2a gene encoding GA-binding protein subunit beta-2a — protein MSLVDLGKRLLEAARKGQDDDVRSLMANGAPFTTDWLGTSPLHLAAQHGHYSTAEVLLRAGVSRDARTKVDRTPLHMAAAEGHALIVELLVGSGADINAKDMLKMTALHWAAEHGHRDVVELLIKYGADVHALSKFDKTPFDIAADNQNTELMVLLQEGMQNQVNVNPDSSQPSSAVTPQFIISSGGVVNLADLISTTAKTTSGDSEEVIAAESVDSAIQHMVGEGGQRVITIVTDQYGNLQTGGLGQQFFVTMQHGQQMVAVPAGQVAEEVVEEEVQPPPSRKRRVESAANHTDPQDKEAAEKDSRELLQKQLQEANRKAQEYRQQLLKKEQEAEQYRLKLEAMGHGQANGTAAAPAAGGKSPREEEAQAGEAEGPGVEGEEVLVLPEGAILIKAEELALEPTEEQVTAPGEAESAHAEVAS, from the exons ATGTCACTGGTGGACCTAGGCAAGCGTCTGCTGGAAGCGGCTCGGAAGGGTCAGGATGATGATGTCAGGTCACTCATGGCCAACGGCGCTCCCTTCACCACGGACTGG CTGGGGACGTCCCCCCTGCATCTGGCTGCCCAGCACGGACACTACTCCACCGCAGAAGTTCTGCTCAGGGCAGGCGTCAGCCGGGACGCCCGAACCAAAGTGGACAGGACCCCTCTGCACATGGCGGCTGCGGAAGGCCACGCCCTCATCGTGGAGCTGCTTGTTGGG aGCGGAGCTGACATCAACGCCAAAGACATGCTGAAGATGACGGCGCTGCACTGGGCGGCCGAGCACGGCCACCGCGACGTGGTGGAGCTGCTGATCAAGTACGGCGCCGACGTCCACGCCCTCAGCAAGTTCGACAAGACGCCCTTTGACATCGCCGCGGACAACCAGAACACCGAGCTCATGGTCTTACTACAG gaGGGGATGCAGAACCAGGTGAATGTGAACCCCGATTCCAGCCAGCCCAGCAGCGCTGTGACCCCCCAGTTCATCATCTCCTCCGGGGGGGTGGTCAACCTCGCCGACCTCATCTCTACAACCGCCAAGACTACCTCAG GCGACTCCGAGGAAGTCATCGCCGCCGAATCGGTGGACTCTGCCATCCAGCACATGGTGGGCGAGGGGGGTCAGAGGGTCATCACCATAGTGACGGACCAGTACGGCAACCTGCAGACGGGCGGGCTGGGGCAGCAGTTCTTCGTCACCATGCAGCACGGGCAGCAGA TGGTGGCCGTGCCAGCCGGTCAGGTGGCAGAGGAGGTGGTGGAAGAGGAGGTCCAGCCCCCGCCTTCCCGCAAGAGGAGAGTGGAgtcagcagccaatcacacggATCCCCAGGACAAG GAGGCGGCGGAGAAGGACAGCagggagctgctgcagaagcagctgcaggaggccaACCGCAAGGCGCAGGAGTACCGGCAGCAGCTgctgaagaaggagcaggaggccgAGCAGTACCGGCTCAAGCTGGAGGCCATGGGCCACGGCCAGGCCAATGGCACCGCCGCCGCCCCTGCCGCTGGCGGCAAGAGCCCGCGGGAGGAGGAGGCGCAGGcgggggaggcagaggggccgggggtggagggggaggaggtgctGGTGCTACCTGAGGGAGCCATCCTCATCAAGGCGGAGGAGCTGGCCCTGGAGCCCACGGAGGAACAGGTGACGGCGCCGGGCGAGGCGGAGTCGGCCCACGCCGAGGTGGCCTCGTAA
- the mllt11 gene encoding protein AF1q yields MLDTANTQYDSFLFWRQPIPELDLSELEGLGLADSVSAKVSKAEKKQKGAQKAHQWEGRDEEAELSEYNSFNYWREPIASIDSLDFNLLL; encoded by the coding sequence ATGCTGGACACCGCAAACACCCAGTATGATTCCTTCCTGTTCTGGAGGCAGCCAATCCCGGAGCTCGACCTGTCAGAGCTGGAGGGCCTGGGATTGGCCGACAGCGTGTCAGCCAAGGTCAGCAAGGCGGAGAAAAAGCAGAAGGGCGCCCAGAAGGCCCACCAATGGGAGGGGAGAGATGAGGAGGCGGAGCTATCTGAGtacaactccttcaactactggAGAGAGCCAATCGCCAGCATCGACTCGCTGGATTTCAACCTGCTGCTGTAA